One stretch of Malus domestica chromosome 14, GDT2T_hap1 DNA includes these proteins:
- the LOC103414963 gene encoding protein FAR1-RELATED SEQUENCE 5-like, giving the protein MAESVADFASNSPSISPVQDTVQVENDETCIPNENSKGLKTPYVGMLFDTMEEARNYYQDYGRQKGFWIRTRSSSKTRSRSDDITSRQFVCAHQGKHVSRNIVHETLEENEDRETCETENMKKMNKNCSTVKCGCKASMRIVHDRWSNKWKISVFKDVHNHKPVTPERRMKMKSNKVMPKAVRVLTETFHEENLPIAKVSSIFGGTHIGFNKRDCYNHLRNVRHRQLDGGDAQSVLTYFRKEQAENPHFFYAIQCDENGRATNFFWVDARSRMAYQYFGDVVTFDTTYRTNKYDMPFAPFTGVNHHWQSIQFGCALLQDETEVTFLWLFETWLEAMGGRHPITIITDQDLAMKGAIAKVFPNTHHRLCLWHIKKKFAKKLSHVYFKKSKFKIEMKKCTRKTYKIDDFEVKWKALMKEYGLENDEWLKSLYEMRSSWVPVYNRRIFFAGMNTTGRSEGINSFFDGFVTPTTNLREFVVKYEQALKKIMERESDEDFESEHKYRIVNEGEFLLQHAASLYTRNVFNKFKDEWSKVNRYKVEEMPRDNEDHAYIVKSKLGEQEEFVVKLNAQTHKGTCECQNFKFVGILCRHLLKVFVRLDVNTIPEHFILPRWKQEANKFRIMDFKSLVTNDGKEESEALRLSHMCHQATKLACTAASSNEAYTIFMEAIDELSKKLSEYSCQDATIASSTKGDTCTNIDSSVPVLLDPYISQTKGRKKDNISSSKRRLAENSCQDENVASSTKGDSLLLLLDPNISQTGKKKDNISNSKRMKSGIELAQQKKKRKCRSCNKLVRHDTRNCPSNPKRRKIESTNEWNEEQEDLGEYVESDD; this is encoded by the exons ATGGCAGAGAGCGTGGCAGATTTTGCATCAAACTCTCCCTCCATATCTCCA GTACAAGACACGGTTCAAGTCGAGAATGATGAAACATGTATTCCAAATGAGAAttcaaaaggcttgaaaactccATATGTAGGGATGCTTTTTGACACAATGGAAGAGGCTAGAAACTATTATCAAGATTATGGCCGACAAAAGGGATTTTGGATTCGAACTCGATCTTCATCCAAGACAAGAAGCCGTTCAGACGATATAACAAGCAGACAATTTGTTTGTGCACATCAAGGGAAACATGTCTCGAGAAATATAGTACATGAGACTTTGGAAGAGAATGAAGATAGGGAAACATGTGAGACTGAGAATATGAAGAAAATGAATAAGAATTGTTCTACAGTGAAATGTGGGTGTAAAGCAAGTATGCGAATCGTACATGATAGATGGTCAAACAAATGGAAAATTTCAGTGTTCAAAGACGTTCACAACCACAAACCAGTTACACCAGAAAGAAGAATGAAAATGAAGTCAAATAAAGTTATGCCCAAAGCTGTAAGAGTTCTCACTGAAACATTTCATGAAGAAAATTTGCCAATTGCAAaagtttcttcaatttttggTGGCACACATATTGGCTTTAACAAAAGAGATTGCTATAACCACTTGAGAAATGTCCGACATAGACAACTAGATGGAGGTGATGCTCAGTCAGTGCTTACTTATTTCAGGAAAGAGCAAGCTGAAaatcctcattttttttatgcaaTCCAATGTGATGAAAACGGAAGAGCaactaatttcttttgggtGGATGCTCGGTCTCGCATGGCTTATCAGTATTTTGGTGATGTTGTTACATTCGATACCACCTACAGGACAAACAAGTACGACATGCCTTTTGCACCATTCACTGGAGTAAACCACCACTGGCAGTCAATACAGTTTGGATGTGCACTTTTACAAGATGAGACAGAAGTTACCTTTTTATGGTTGTTTGAGACatggcttgaagcaatgggAGGACGTCATCCGATTACAATTATTACTGACCAAGACTTGGCAATGAAAGGAGCAATTGCGAAGGTTTTTCCAAACACTCATCATCGATTATGCCTATGGCATATCAAGAAGAAGTTTGCTAAAAAGTTATCAcatgtgtacttcaagaagtccAAGTTCAAgattgagatgaaaaaatgtaCTCGAAAGACATATAAGATCGATGATTTTGAAGTAAAGTGGAAGGCCTTGATGAAAGAATATGGGTTGGAGAATGATGAGTGGCTAAAAAGTTTATATGAGATGCGTTCTTCTTGGGTTCCTGTTTATAATCGTAGAATATTTTTTGCAGGAATGAATACTACTGGACGTAGTGAGGGTATTAATTCCTTTTTTGATGGATTTGTCACACCAACAACAAATCTTAGAGAGTTTGTTGTCAAATATGAACAAGCACTGAAGAAGATTATGGAAAGAGAAAGTGATGAAGATTTTGAATCGGAACACAAGTATCGCATTGTCAATGAAGGAGAATTTCTTTTGCAGCATGCAGCAAGTTTGTATACTAGAAATGTATTCAATAAATTCAAGGATGAATGGAGTAAAGTCAATCGGTACAAAGTTGAAGAAATGCCACGTGACAACGAAGATCACGCATACATAGTGAAATCAAAACTCGGAGAGCAAGAAGAGTTTGTGGTGAAGCTAAATGCGCAAACGCACAAAGGTACGTGTGAATGccaaaattttaagtttgttgGAATACTTTGCAGACACTTGTTGAAAGTATTTGTCCGCTTGGATGTTAATACAATACCTGAACATTTTATTTTGCCAAGATGGAAGCAAGAAGCAAACAAATTTAGGATAATGGATTTTAAAAGTTTGGTGACGAATGATGGTAAGGAAGAATCAGAAGCCTTGAGACTTAGCCATATGTGTCATCAAGCAACTAAGTTGGCTTGTACTGCAGCTTCTTCAAatgaggcatacacaatttTCATGGAAGCTATAGATGAACTATCCAAAAAGTTGTCGGAATATTCTTGTCAAGATGCAACCATTGCTTCTTCTACAAAAGGTGACACATGTACTAATATTGACTCTTCTGTACCGGTACTATTGGACCCATATATCTCACAAACTAAAGGTAGAAAGAAAGATAATATTAGTAGTTCGAAAAGAAGGTTGGCGGAAAATTCTTGTCAAGATGAAAATGTTGCTTCCTCAACAAAAGGTGACTCTCTACTGCTACTTTTGGACCCTAATATCTCACAAACAGGTAAAAAGAAGGACAATATTAGCAATTCGAAAAGGATGAAAAGTGGTATTGAGTTGGctcaacaaaagaagaaaagaaaatgtcgTTCATGCAATAAGTTAGTACGACACGACACAAGAAATTGCCCATCAAATccgaaaagaagaaagatcgaATCAACTAATGAAT GGAATGAGGAACAAGAAGACTTGGGCGAATATGTGGAGAGTGATGACTAA